In Bradyrhizobium erythrophlei, a single genomic region encodes these proteins:
- the aroC gene encoding chorismate synthase, which produces MSHNTFGHLFRVTTFGESHGPAIGCVVDGCPPQIPLTAEDIQHDLDRRRPGQSRFTTQRQEPDAVKILSGVLAHPETGAQVTTGTPIGLLIENTDQRSKDYSDIKDKFRPGHADYTYDAKYGLRDYRGGGRSSARETAMRVAAGAIARKILPGITVRGALVQMGPHRIDRGKWNWDEVSKNPFFCPDKDKAAFFENYLDGIRKSGSSIGAVIEVVAEGVPAGWGAPIYGKLDADLAAAMMSINAVKGVEIGDGFAAAELSGEENADEMRMGNQGVTFLSNHAGGILGGISTGQPVVVRFAVKPTSSILSPRRTVDRKGGETEILTKGRHDPCVGIRAVPVGEAMMACVLADHFLRHRAQVGG; this is translated from the coding sequence ATGTCCCACAATACCTTCGGCCATCTGTTCCGGGTCACGACCTTTGGCGAAAGCCATGGGCCTGCGATCGGCTGTGTGGTCGACGGTTGTCCGCCGCAGATACCGTTAACGGCCGAAGACATTCAGCATGATCTTGACCGCCGGCGGCCGGGCCAATCGCGCTTCACGACGCAACGGCAGGAGCCGGATGCGGTGAAGATCCTGTCCGGCGTATTGGCGCATCCGGAGACCGGCGCGCAGGTGACGACCGGAACGCCGATCGGGCTTTTGATCGAAAACACCGACCAGCGTTCGAAGGACTATTCGGACATCAAGGACAAGTTTCGTCCCGGTCACGCTGACTACACCTATGACGCCAAATACGGCCTGCGCGATTATCGCGGCGGCGGGCGCTCGTCGGCGCGCGAGACGGCGATGAGGGTGGCGGCGGGCGCGATCGCCCGAAAGATTCTCCCCGGCATCACGGTGCGCGGCGCGCTGGTGCAGATGGGGCCGCACAGGATCGATCGCGGCAAGTGGAACTGGGATGAAGTGTCGAAAAACCCGTTCTTCTGTCCTGACAAGGACAAGGCGGCTTTCTTTGAGAACTACCTTGATGGCATCCGCAAGAGCGGTTCATCGATTGGTGCGGTGATCGAGGTGGTGGCCGAAGGCGTGCCGGCCGGGTGGGGCGCGCCGATCTACGGCAAGCTCGATGCCGATCTCGCAGCCGCGATGATGAGCATCAACGCGGTGAAGGGCGTCGAGATCGGCGACGGTTTTGCCGCGGCGGAATTGTCCGGCGAGGAAAACGCCGACGAAATGCGGATGGGCAATCAGGGTGTCACCTTCCTGTCCAATCATGCCGGCGGCATCCTGGGCGGCATCTCCACGGGCCAGCCGGTGGTGGTGCGGTTCGCCGTGAAGCCGACCTCGTCGATCCTATCGCCGCGGCGTACCGTGGATCGCAAGGGTGGCGAGACGGAAATCCTGACCAAGGGCCGTCACGACCCCTGCGTCGGCATTCGCGCCGTTCCCGTGGGCGAGGCCATGATGGCATGCGTGCTCGCAGACCACTTCCTGCGCCACCGCGCGCAAGTCGGCGGATAG
- a CDS encoding histidine phosphatase family protein — protein MPTVYYIRHGETEWNALGRLQGVQDIPLNELGRTQSVHAGRVLADLLTRDGQSASSIGFVASPLGRARQTMDLMRGVLKLPLSGYTIDSRLREIGYGQWEGSTLAEMEANAPDLFARRQAEKWTVAPPGGETYVEVQARVADWYRGLKADIVAVAHGGTARALMVELGFKSPENAADLKIEQGAVYVFSDNGLAQYS, from the coding sequence ATGCCGACCGTCTATTACATCCGCCACGGCGAGACGGAGTGGAACGCGCTGGGCAGGCTTCAGGGCGTGCAGGACATTCCGCTCAACGAACTCGGCCGCACGCAGTCGGTTCACGCCGGCCGCGTCCTCGCCGATCTGCTGACGCGCGACGGCCAAAGCGCATCTTCGATCGGCTTTGTCGCAAGCCCACTCGGCCGCGCCCGTCAGACCATGGACCTGATGCGGGGTGTCCTGAAGCTTCCGCTTTCCGGCTACACCATCGACAGTCGCCTGCGCGAGATCGGCTACGGCCAATGGGAGGGATCGACGCTGGCGGAGATGGAAGCGAATGCCCCCGATCTGTTCGCCCGGCGTCAGGCCGAAAAGTGGACGGTCGCGCCGCCGGGCGGCGAGACCTATGTCGAGGTGCAGGCGAGGGTCGCCGACTGGTATCGCGGGCTCAAGGCCGACATCGTGGCGGTCGCCCACGGCGGCACCGCGCGTGCGCTGATGGTCGAACTTGGCTTCAAGAGCCCGGAAAACGCCGCTGACCTGAAAATTGAACAGGGCGCGGTTTACGTGTTCAGCGACAATGGCTTGGCGCAGTATAGTTAA
- a CDS encoding sigma-70 family RNA polymerase sigma factor → MTAFRESVEAMIPALRRYARALTRDADIADDLVQDTLVRALRSERLFLGGDVRSWLYTILTNLNKNRRRSLARRPQFMPLLENNPDASGTEAEGRDIARALATLVDDQRAVLLLVMLEGLSYREVADIQGVPIGTVMSRLARARAHVKAVLDGERPALRRVK, encoded by the coding sequence ATGACTGCGTTTCGCGAGAGTGTCGAAGCCATGATACCGGCGCTGCGCCGGTATGCACGTGCGCTCACGCGTGATGCCGACATTGCCGATGATCTGGTGCAAGATACGTTGGTTCGAGCGTTGCGCTCGGAACGGCTTTTTCTCGGTGGCGACGTGCGGAGCTGGCTCTACACGATCTTGACCAACCTCAACAAGAACAGGCGGCGATCGCTGGCCCGCCGGCCGCAATTCATGCCTCTCCTGGAAAACAATCCGGACGCCAGCGGCACCGAAGCCGAGGGTCGCGACATTGCCCGGGCGCTGGCGACTTTGGTGGACGATCAGCGCGCGGTGCTGCTGCTCGTGATGCTGGAGGGACTGAGTTATCGCGAAGTCGCCGACATTCAGGGCGTGCCGATCGGCACGGTGATGTCACGCTTGGCGCGCGCGCGAGCGCATGTGAAGGCCGTTCTCGACGGCGAGCGCCCGGCGTTGCGAAGGGTGAAGTGA
- a CDS encoding anti-sigma factor family protein — MTDPKIPVTEDELHAYVDNELPAERRGDVEAWLAAHPDAAERVQAWRAMADELHARYDHIADEAVPKRLEIERLVQRPRKWVYGAVAATLAAFVCGGGVGWVARGATATPSAIESLTSDALDAHKLYVVEVRHPVEVPGSERDHLQTWLTKRCGWEVRAPKLDSSGLKLVGGRLLPGPTGPASFFMYESASGERYTLYSSRSKTGSAQMRYTAAENSGAMYWSEDEVSYVLSGPIDKEKLHHVARLVYDQTDKGG; from the coding sequence ATGACCGACCCAAAAATTCCTGTCACCGAAGACGAACTGCACGCCTATGTCGACAACGAACTACCGGCCGAGCGCCGCGGCGATGTCGAAGCTTGGCTTGCGGCTCATCCCGACGCGGCCGAACGAGTACAAGCTTGGCGCGCCATGGCGGACGAGCTTCACGCGCGCTACGATCACATCGCTGACGAGGCGGTGCCTAAGCGGCTGGAGATCGAACGGCTGGTGCAGCGGCCGCGCAAATGGGTGTACGGCGCCGTTGCCGCGACGCTTGCCGCTTTCGTCTGTGGCGGGGGCGTCGGCTGGGTGGCGCGGGGCGCAACCGCGACGCCGTCGGCGATCGAGAGCCTGACTTCGGATGCGCTGGATGCGCATAAGCTTTATGTCGTCGAAGTACGCCATCCCGTGGAAGTGCCGGGCAGCGAACGCGACCACTTGCAGACATGGCTGACCAAGCGTTGCGGCTGGGAAGTCCGCGCCCCGAAACTGGACTCAAGCGGGTTGAAGCTCGTCGGGGGACGGCTGTTGCCCGGTCCGACCGGTCCGGCCTCGTTCTTCATGTATGAGAGCGCCTCGGGCGAGCGCTACACGCTCTATTCCTCGCGTTCGAAGACCGGATCGGCGCAGATGCGTTACACGGCGGCCGAAAATTCCGGCGCGATGTACTGGTCGGAGGACGAGGTCAGCTACGTGTTGAGCGGCCCGATCGACAAGGAAAAGCTCCACCACGTGGCGCGGCTTGTCTACGACCAGACCGATAAAGGCGGTTAG
- a CDS encoding DnaJ C-terminal domain-containing protein, whose product MRDPYEVLGVPRSANAAAIKSAFRKLAKKYHPDANKDDPKAAARFAELNSANEIIGDADKRKQFDSGEIDAEGKPRFQGFPGGGRARPGGGGFETHTFRTGGGPGAGGGGFEDILNSMFGAANARAGRPGAGGGARFEFDPGTMALDLDLSVSMTVSLEESVKGAEKRVRLPTGKELNVRIPPGVVAGQQIRLKGQGETAQGHPPGDLLITISIAPHPFFKVDGSDLRLDLPITLYEAVLGGKVRVPTLGSAVELSIPKNTSSGRTFRLKGKGLPKAGGNGDLLVTTRIMLPDGNDSELETLMQKWRDAHPYNPRSDLS is encoded by the coding sequence ATGCGCGACCCCTATGAGGTCTTGGGGGTGCCGCGAAGCGCCAACGCCGCGGCGATCAAGAGCGCCTTTCGCAAGCTTGCCAAGAAGTACCACCCCGACGCCAACAAGGACGATCCCAAGGCGGCGGCTCGTTTCGCCGAGTTGAACTCGGCCAACGAGATCATTGGCGATGCCGACAAACGCAAGCAGTTCGACAGCGGCGAGATCGATGCCGAGGGCAAGCCGCGCTTCCAGGGCTTTCCCGGCGGCGGTCGTGCGCGGCCCGGAGGCGGTGGTTTCGAGACGCACACGTTCCGCACCGGCGGCGGGCCGGGCGCGGGCGGCGGCGGGTTCGAGGACATCCTCAACAGCATGTTCGGCGCGGCTAACGCGCGCGCCGGCCGGCCGGGCGCGGGCGGCGGCGCACGCTTCGAGTTCGACCCCGGCACCATGGCGCTTGATCTCGACCTTTCCGTCTCCATGACCGTGTCGCTGGAAGAGTCGGTAAAGGGAGCGGAAAAGCGCGTCAGACTGCCAACCGGCAAGGAACTCAACGTCAGGATTCCTCCGGGCGTCGTGGCCGGTCAGCAGATCCGGCTGAAGGGGCAGGGCGAGACCGCGCAGGGACATCCGCCCGGCGATCTCCTGATCACCATCAGCATCGCGCCGCACCCGTTCTTCAAGGTGGATGGCAGCGACCTGCGCCTCGATCTGCCGATTACGCTCTATGAAGCGGTGCTCGGCGGCAAGGTACGCGTGCCGACGCTCGGCAGTGCGGTCGAGCTTTCAATTCCGAAGAACACTTCGAGTGGGCGGACGTTTCGCTTGAAAGGCAAGGGATTGCCGAAAGCAGGCGGAAACGGCGACCTTCTGGTTACCACCCGGATCATGCTGCCGGACGGGAACGACTCCGAACTGGAGACGTTGATGCAAAAGTGGCGTGACGCACATCCCTACAATCCGCGTAGCGATCTCTCATAA
- a CDS encoding RT0821/Lpp0805 family surface protein, with translation MIMALIGIEAGGCSFSRGGGGWAALGGDEVTGSVSPAKAGSPVPSETDLAFARNAASDVLTNGDKDASQPWENPETGARGSVTPLAQAYSSEGRTCRDFLASYVKGDSESWLQGAACQTGRGQWEIHTLKPWRQS, from the coding sequence ATGATCATGGCCCTGATCGGGATCGAGGCCGGTGGATGCAGCTTTTCCCGAGGCGGTGGCGGATGGGCTGCCCTTGGCGGTGACGAGGTGACGGGCTCAGTCTCGCCGGCGAAAGCGGGATCTCCGGTGCCAAGCGAAACCGATCTCGCCTTTGCCCGCAATGCCGCTTCCGACGTCCTGACCAACGGCGACAAGGACGCCAGCCAGCCCTGGGAAAACCCCGAGACCGGCGCGCGGGGTTCGGTGACGCCGCTCGCCCAGGCCTATTCCTCGGAGGGGCGGACCTGCCGCGATTTCCTCGCCAGCTACGTCAAGGGCGATTCCGAAAGCTGGCTGCAAGGCGCGGCTTGCCAGACCGGCCGCGGGCAGTGGGAAATCCATACATTGAAGCCGTGGCGGCAGAGCTGA
- the pdxH gene encoding pyridoxamine 5'-phosphate oxidase yields MTDTTSIKHPAPLTSGDFTAAEEPLALFGEWFAEATKSEPNDPNAMALSTVDTDGLPDVRMVLMKGYDAGGFVFYSHIASQKGRELAANPKAALLFHWKSLRRQVRIRGPVSPVTDAEADAYFATRPKQAQIGAWASKQSRPLESRFAFEQAIAKVAAQYLIGEVPRPPGWSGWRITPLRFEFWHDRPFRLHDRIEFRRDAPGQAWSKTRLYP; encoded by the coding sequence ATGACGGACACGACCTCCATCAAACACCCGGCACCCTTAACATCCGGTGATTTCACCGCGGCGGAGGAACCGTTGGCGCTGTTTGGCGAGTGGTTTGCGGAAGCCACGAAGTCCGAGCCCAACGATCCCAATGCGATGGCGCTGTCGACCGTCGATACAGACGGCCTGCCGGACGTGCGGATGGTGCTGATGAAGGGCTATGACGCGGGCGGCTTCGTGTTCTACAGCCACATCGCCAGCCAGAAAGGCCGCGAATTGGCCGCAAATCCTAAGGCGGCTTTACTCTTTCACTGGAAGTCGCTGCGCCGGCAGGTGCGTATCCGCGGACCGGTGTCACCGGTCACCGACGCTGAAGCCGATGCCTATTTCGCCACCCGCCCCAAACAGGCCCAGATCGGCGCCTGGGCTTCGAAACAGTCGCGGCCGCTTGAAAGCCGGTTCGCGTTCGAACAAGCGATCGCCAAGGTTGCCGCGCAATACCTGATCGGCGAGGTGCCGCGCCCACCCGGCTGGAGCGGCTGGCGCATCACCCCGCTCCGGTTCGAGTTCTGGCATGACCGCCCGTTCCGTTTGCACGACCGTATCGAATTTCGCCGCGACGCGCCGGGTCAGGCCTGGTCGAAGACGCGGCTTTACCCCTGA
- a CDS encoding SDR family NAD(P)-dependent oxidoreductase — MATSSHNGPRRTLLLTGASRGIGHATVIRFSSAGWRVITCSRHPFPEDCPWDAGPEDHIQVDLADHDDTARAISEIRERLEGGVLHALVNNAAISPKAEGGKRLGSIDTDIETWTHVFRVNFFAPIMMARGLIEELKAAKGSVVNVTSIAGSRVHPFAGAAYATSKAALASLTREMAADFGRLGVRVNSIAPGEIDTSILSPGTEKIVEQQIPMHRVGTPDEVAKIIYVLCTETSSYVNGAEIHINGGQHV, encoded by the coding sequence ATGGCCACGTCATCCCATAACGGACCAAGGCGGACGCTGCTGCTCACCGGGGCCAGCCGCGGCATCGGGCACGCGACGGTGATCCGCTTCTCCTCGGCCGGCTGGCGCGTCATCACCTGCTCGCGGCATCCGTTTCCTGAAGACTGTCCGTGGGACGCCGGGCCCGAGGATCACATCCAGGTCGATCTCGCCGACCATGACGACACGGCGCGCGCTATTTCCGAAATTCGCGAGCGCCTGGAAGGCGGCGTGCTACACGCGCTGGTCAACAATGCGGCGATTTCGCCGAAGGCCGAAGGCGGCAAGCGGCTCGGCTCTATCGACACCGATATCGAGACCTGGACCCACGTGTTCCGGGTCAATTTCTTTGCGCCGATCATGATGGCGCGCGGCCTGATCGAGGAATTGAAGGCGGCCAAAGGCTCGGTCGTCAACGTGACCTCGATCGCGGGCTCGCGGGTGCACCCGTTCGCCGGCGCGGCCTATGCAACCTCAAAGGCCGCGCTCGCTTCCCTGACGCGCGAAATGGCCGCGGATTTCGGCAGACTAGGCGTGCGAGTGAATTCGATTGCGCCGGGCGAGATCGACACTTCGATCCTGTCGCCGGGTACGGAAAAGATCGTCGAACAGCAAATTCCGATGCACCGGGTCGGCACGCCGGACGAGGTTGCCAAGATCATCTATGTGCTGTGCACGGAAACCAGTTCCTACGTGAACGGCGCCGAAATCCACATCAACGGCGGCCAACACGTTTGA
- a CDS encoding magnesium transporter CorA family protein, which translates to MFSVFVPSESSLKKATVTDMEALPDNAVWIDLVKPTMAEDKAVERLAGIAVPTREDMQEIEISSRLYIENSARYMTATLMCAADTENPRTTAVTFILASHRLVTVRYDEPRPFVLVENKLARACAPAITGEMVLMELLDAVIDRNADILERAGGEMDAISHQIFEPDGAARTGHAKRYSDILIAIGRKGDLTSKVRESLVSIGRVVTFVTASVDGVKWSKDMREQLKTMQRDVASLTDHASYLSNKITFILDAMLGVVNLEQNNIIKLFSVMAVVLMPPTLIASIYGMNFKIMPELEWQHGYPMAVVMMALAAVAPYMYFRWKKWL; encoded by the coding sequence ATGTTCTCGGTGTTTGTCCCCAGCGAATCCTCTCTGAAAAAGGCCACCGTCACCGATATGGAGGCTTTGCCGGATAACGCCGTCTGGATCGATCTGGTGAAACCGACGATGGCCGAGGATAAGGCAGTCGAGCGCCTTGCCGGCATCGCGGTCCCGACCCGCGAGGATATGCAGGAAATCGAGATTTCCAGCCGGCTCTATATCGAAAACAGCGCGCGCTACATGACGGCGACATTGATGTGCGCAGCGGACACGGAAAATCCCCGCACCACGGCGGTCACCTTTATCTTGGCCAGCCATCGCCTGGTCACCGTTCGCTACGATGAGCCGAGGCCGTTCGTGCTGGTGGAAAACAAGTTGGCGCGCGCGTGCGCCCCGGCAATTACCGGCGAAATGGTGTTGATGGAGCTTCTGGATGCGGTGATCGACCGCAACGCCGACATCCTGGAGCGTGCCGGCGGCGAGATGGACGCGATCAGCCACCAGATTTTCGAACCCGATGGAGCGGCACGCACCGGGCACGCCAAGCGCTACTCCGACATCCTGATCGCGATCGGCCGCAAAGGCGACCTGACTTCCAAGGTACGGGAGAGTCTCGTCTCGATCGGCCGCGTCGTTACCTTCGTTACGGCATCTGTCGATGGCGTGAAATGGTCAAAGGACATGCGCGAGCAGCTCAAGACCATGCAGCGCGACGTGGCCTCGCTGACCGATCACGCCTCCTATCTTTCCAACAAGATCACGTTCATTCTCGATGCGATGCTCGGCGTCGTCAATCTCGAGCAGAACAACATCATCAAGCTGTTTTCGGTGATGGCTGTGGTGTTGATGCCGCCGACCCTGATCGCCTCGATCTACGGCATGAATTTCAAGATCATGCCGGAACTCGAATGGCAGCACGGCTATCCGATGGCGGTCGTGATGATGGCGCTGGCCGCTGTTGCGCCCTACATGTACTTCCGCTGGAAGAAGTGGCTGTAA